From Planctomycetota bacterium, a single genomic window includes:
- a CDS encoding methyltransferase domain-containing protein: MTHEAKVTRKYDVWSKFYDHTFGKLVEQRVMRAIRELRPAPGERVLDMGIGTGMTLEHYPNHVRIVGVDMSAGMLRQAAQKVERRGLTNVELVQADALRTPFADASFDHILITHVISVVHDPIGLLHEAARLVKPGGRVVLLNHFQSTRRLVAVAEKAINPLCMQLGWRSDLALSDLLGRTQLQMQYQFKLSAVDLWRIVVLSHGVADEAPAQNLAAFACQQSA; this comes from the coding sequence ATGACGCATGAAGCGAAGGTAACACGCAAGTACGATGTGTGGTCCAAGTTCTACGACCACACGTTCGGCAAGCTCGTGGAGCAGCGCGTGATGCGTGCGATCCGCGAGCTTCGCCCCGCGCCGGGCGAACGCGTGTTGGATATGGGCATCGGCACGGGCATGACGCTCGAACATTATCCGAATCACGTGCGGATCGTCGGCGTGGACATGAGCGCGGGCATGCTCCGGCAGGCCGCCCAGAAAGTTGAGCGACGCGGATTGACCAACGTCGAACTGGTGCAGGCCGACGCCTTGCGGACGCCCTTCGCCGACGCCAGCTTCGACCATATTCTCATCACGCACGTCATCAGCGTCGTACACGACCCGATCGGCCTGCTGCACGAAGCGGCCCGGCTCGTCAAACCCGGCGGCCGCGTCGTCCTGCTCAATCATTTTCAATCGACTCGACGCCTCGTCGCCGTCGCCGAGAAGGCCATCAACCCCTTGTGCATGCAGCTGGGTTGGCGGAGCGATCTGGCCTTAAGCGATCTTTTGGGCCGAACTCAGCTTCAGATGCAATATCAATTCAAGCTCAGCGCCGTCGATCTTTGGCGCATCGTCGTGCTCAGCCACGGCGTCGCCGACGAAGCGCCTGCACAAAACCTCGCCGCCTTCGCCTGCCAGCAGTCGGCGTAA